In one window of Cryptococcus neoformans var. neoformans JEC21 chromosome 7 sequence DNA:
- a CDS encoding UDP-glucose,sterol transferase, with the protein MESPPPYEAQGGPSTTPAASNNYVAVPTDADRSAFISSGSGLHVRSSLTTYGDVNAWIDVQENLGDLPAAVAPRVKEYALDPQGAVPSFNIVMFAIGDEDDLRQFISLAIELIVSHSHRIRIVTSEFYEDLITQAKNNLSGRTGKDGRVGLHDKLEMYPLSAPADANLSTWTKDQRTMELTLISLYRSTFSPSAVPTNPHFAADLIISAPNVPCHVSIAELLGLPLHILSTNPCSPTITLPHPGTIIQRSNTNASLTNYLSYPIYENQVWHSLGRVINEFRVASLGLPTLTKMEGPGVLDRLKVPFTYCWSPSLLKKPEDWREHIDVTGFIFDHREQIDFHPSDDLLYFLKNGKEPVYVKLDLSNSDSTNIINSFITAFLKSNNRAIVDIKGIQMKNGENPDIFIVSEVAPVPYQWLLSERRISAICHADSASLNLAAMRAGIPAIIVAIERPLSFWGRQIHQVGIAAFISSDVLSCEEITSALEEALSPRVQSAAREYGSQLSTEDGTKGAAETIHKHLPLLSMRCDIIPSRAAIWYSPEYNLHLSGIAAGVLVDEGKLSFKTLEPNRSKEYPVNIADSDPIIGGTQAFFLALTASVLNVLHMFNQPVPQREVDISAQQPVIISQVRNPSGGWTWSYEQATRQRVPITDFKSGMKEARDELTTGVKDGMKALVMEPLYGFKEGGPVGGVFGLVRGGVSLVTRPLGSGISAVRYGAQGAIREVDGRATKLFTLDYSSPAESLRPSRKAASIEELRKITQEDRKRILEEFKHAKSDEATESRKVKEEAISLGKMPERARGGIELGRYTSPLSNEADKSSKKWWKGKGKGKERASETTLGPQQPLQSSSGLTSPSSSSHTDEKLWPSERK; encoded by the exons ATGGAATCGCCACCACCATACGAAGCTCAGGGCGGGCCATCAACAACGCCCGCTGCGAGCAACAATTATGTCGCAGTGCCCACTGACGCCG ATCGCAGCGCATTCATTAGCTCTGGATCAGGTCTCCACGTCCGTTCCTCTTTGACGACTTATGGGGATGTCAATGCCTGGATTGATGTCCAGGAGAATCTCGGCGATCtgcctgctgctgttgctccAAGAGTCAAGGAATATGCGTTGGATCCACAAGGAGCTGTGCCATCATTCAACATTGTGATGTTTGCAATCGGCGATGAAG ATGATCTTCGCCAATTCATATCTCTTGCCATTGAACTCATCGTCTCACATTCTCATCGAATCCGCATTGTTACATCGGAATTTTATGAAGACCTAATTACTCAAGCTAAGAATAATCTGTCAGGGAGGACAGGTAAAGATGGCCGAGTTGGGCTGCATGACAAGCTGGAAATGTATCCTCTCTCCGCACCAGCAGATGCGAACCTGTCTACTTGGACAAAGG ACCAGAGAACTATGGAACTCACATTAATATCACTATATCGCTCGACCTTCAGCCCCTCTGCTGTACCTACAAATCCACATTTTGCCGCTGATCTAATCATTTCGGCGCCCAATGTTCCCTGCCACGTATCCATCGCTGAGCTTCTTGGTCTTCCTCTACATATCCTTTCGA CCAACCCTTGTTCACCCACTATCACTCTTCCACATCCCGGAACCATCATCCAACGATCCAACACCAACGCCTCACTTACTAATTATCTCAGCTATCCCATCTATGAGAATCA GGTTTGGCATTCGCTTGGAAGAGTCATCAACGAGTTTCGAGTTGCCAGCCTTGGTCTACCAACCCTCACCAAGATGGAGGGGCCAGGTGTTCTGGATAGACTGAAAGTACCTTTCACCTATTGCTGGAGTCCCTCTCTTTTGAAAAAACCAGAAGATTGGAGAGAACATATTG ACGTGACTGGCTTCATATTTGATCACCGGGAGCAGATAGATTTCCACCCCTCTGACGACCTTTTGTACTTCCTCAAAAACGGAAAGGAACCTGTATATGTCAA GCTTGACCTATCAAATTCAGACTCCACGAATATCATAA ACTCCTTCATCACGGCTTTCTTGAAGTCCAATAATAGGGCCATTGTGGATATCAAAGGCAtacagatgaagaatggtGAAAATCCCGATATCTTCATCGTGTCTG AGGTGGCACCCGTTCCATACCAGTGGCTTTTGTcagagaggaggatatcAGCAATCTGTCACGCCGATA GCGCTTCGCTCAACCTGGCTGCTATGAGAGCTGGAATACCAGCCATCATCGTGGCAATTGAACGTCCTTTAAG CTTCTGGGGCAGACAGATCCATCAAGTGGGCATTGCTGCTTTCATCTCGTCAGACGTCCTTAGCTGTGAAGAGATCACCTCTgctttggaagaggcgTTATCTCCGAGAGTTCAATCTGCCGCCAGAGAGTATGGATCACAATTGTCTACTGAGGACGGTACAAAGGGGGCTGCGGAGACCATCCATAAGCACCTTCCCTTGCTTAGCATGAG ATGCGATATCATTCCTTCTAGAGCTGCTATTTGGTATTCCCCTGAGTAcaaccttcatctttcggGGATTGCTGCTGGAGTGTTGGTCGATGAGGGGAAGTTGTCTTTCAAAACGCTTGAACCGAATC GATCAAAGGAATACCCAGTGAATATTGCCGACTCGGATCCTATCATTGGAGGTACCCAAGCGTTCTTCCTTGCTTTGACTGCATCTGTGTTGAATGTGTTGCACATGTTCAACCAACCG GTTCCTCAGAGAGAAGTCGACATCTCAGCACAGCAGCCAGTCATCATTTCCCAAGTCCGAAACCCTTCGGGCGGTTGGACGTGGTCATACGAACAAGCTACACGCCAGAGAGTTCCCATTACCGACTTTAAGTCAGGGATGAAGGAAGCAAGGGATGAACTTACCACTGGTGTAAAGGATGGTATGAAAGCGCTAGTCATGGAGCCTCTGTATGGATTCAAGGAGGGA GGTCCAGTTGGTGGGGTCTTTGGACTCGTGAGAGGCG GTGTGTCTCTCGTTACACGACCTTTGGGTAGTGGTATATCGGCAGTTCGATATGGTGCGCAAGGCGCAATACGCGAGGTAGACGGCCGAGCCACAAAACTCTTCACTCTCGATTACTCTTCCCCAGCCGAATCACTCCGACCTTCACGAAAAGCAGCTAGTATCGAAGAACTCAGGAAGATAACCCAAGAAGACCGAAAGCGGATTTTGGAAGAATTCAAGCATGCGAAATCTGACGAAGCGACAGAATCGAGAAAGGTAAAGGAGGAGGCTATATCGCTAGGGAAAATGCCGGAGCGTGCAAGGGGTGGCATTGAACTTGGCAGATATACTTCGCCTTTGAGTAATGAAGCTGACAAGTCGAGTAAAAAGTggtggaagggaaagggaaagggcaaagaaAGGGCATCTGAGACGACTTTGGGGCCCCAGCAACCGCTTCAGTCAAGCTCTGGCTTGACATCTCCGAGTTCGTCCTCGCACACAGACGAGA